A window of Aerococcus urinae contains these coding sequences:
- the folP gene encoding dihydropteroate synthase produces MHSFVLRDGRKIDFQQTEIMGIINITKNSFYKESRVSEESLMQRVDQFIQEGALILDIGAESTRPGIDPVDEDTEIENIQKAVSMIREKYPKVLLSIDTYRATTAEAAILAGADIINDISGLTFDERMADVVAKYQVPIIIMHIKGKPKDMQNDPHYDDLITEVEGFFNRQIQLALDHGVQRDKIILDPGIGFGKNYEHNVSLIKNIDFMKKYQLPILLAVSRKTFIGQRLGGLEPSQRLEGTIAVSCFAAMKGIEMVRVHDVKENLRAVRVMELFK; encoded by the coding sequence ATGCATAGTTTTGTTTTAAGAGATGGTAGAAAGATCGATTTTCAACAAACTGAAATTATGGGGATTATTAATATTACTAAAAATTCATTTTACAAAGAATCTCGTGTTTCAGAAGAAAGTTTAATGCAAAGGGTAGATCAGTTTATTCAAGAAGGTGCCCTTATTTTAGATATTGGAGCAGAATCAACACGTCCCGGCATTGATCCAGTCGACGAAGATACTGAAATTGAAAATATCCAAAAAGCAGTAAGTATGATTAGAGAAAAATATCCTAAGGTCTTGTTGTCTATTGACACTTATCGGGCCACAACGGCGGAAGCCGCTATATTAGCCGGTGCGGATATTATTAATGATATTTCTGGACTCACTTTTGATGAAAGAATGGCTGATGTAGTTGCTAAATATCAAGTGCCTATAATTATTATGCATATAAAAGGCAAACCTAAAGACATGCAAAATGATCCGCATTACGATGACTTAATTACTGAAGTCGAAGGATTTTTCAATCGCCAAATTCAATTAGCCCTTGATCACGGCGTTCAAAGAGATAAGATTATTCTAGACCCTGGTATTGGTTTTGGAAAAAATTATGAGCACAATGTTAGTTTAATTAAGAATATCGACTTTATGAAAAAATATCAGCTTCCTATTCTTCTGGCAGTATCCAGAAAGACCTTTATCGGTCAACGTCTAGGGGGATTAGAACCCAGTCAGCGTTTGGAAGGGACAATTGCTGTTTCCTGTTTTGCAGCCATGAAAGGAATAGAAATGGTGCGGGTTCACGATGTTAAAGAAAATTTACGCGCGGTTCGCGTGATGGAGTTATTTAAATGA
- the folK gene encoding 2-amino-4-hydroxy-6-hydroxymethyldihydropteridine diphosphokinase — MKTTVYLAIGSNIGELSKNLDQAVQAVDALEGTKVTKRSANLSNAAYGVTDQDDFLNGVIEIITDLAPLDLLKAIKKIEKEMGRTETYRWGPRLIDIDIIFYGDIVLDSQELTIPHIDMVNRDFVLGPLKEIAPNKKHPIYKKTVSELYQDLIDRNQ, encoded by the coding sequence ATGAAAACAACAGTGTATTTAGCGATTGGTTCTAATATAGGAGAGCTCAGCAAGAATCTAGATCAAGCTGTGCAAGCCGTTGATGCCCTGGAAGGCACAAAAGTCACTAAAAGATCAGCCAATTTATCTAATGCCGCTTACGGGGTAACTGATCAAGATGATTTTCTCAATGGGGTTATCGAAATCATAACGGATTTAGCTCCCTTGGATTTATTAAAAGCTATAAAGAAGATCGAAAAAGAAATGGGGCGGACAGAGACCTATCGATGGGGTCCACGTCTTATAGATATTGATATTATCTTTTATGGAGACATAGTCTTGGATAGCCAAGAATTGACGATTCCACATATCGACATGGTCAATCGCGACTTTGTCTTAGGGCCTTTAAAAGAAATCGCTCCTAATAAAAAGCATCCCATCTACAAAAAGACGGTAAGCGAATTGTACCAAGACTTAATTGATCGTAATCAATAA
- a CDS encoding ATP-binding cassette domain-containing protein has translation MKNDILLLDEFSAGIDYETLLKIENKLINLDKTIIYVTHVDIDRAGKQFDEVIDLNHYFAS, from the coding sequence ATGAAAAATGATATTCTACTACTAGACGAATTTTCTGCTGGTATTGATTATGAAACCTTATTAAAGATTGAAAACAAACTAATTAATTTAGATAAAACAATTATTTACGTTACCCATGTCGATATTGATCGAGCAGGTAAACAATTTGATGAAGTAATTGACTTAAATCACTATTTTGCTAGCTAA
- a CDS encoding ATP-binding cassette domain-containing protein — MQKVPLNLLTGEKNDKLLASLTTQIDQVEANYFYSIYWGGYLICQLLVAVIVSLFFNPILSLLSILLSLPNLLVAFIFKNTLEEKQGELSNETNSSVASIQDLINGAADWRVANKEFSIFKLFETKTLKLLQKQIQVEKAQYRVVSLNQLFSNLLYFGTWIIGGLFIIYGQLTLGGMIAFSQLLARIAFPIYSSSDLLAKYINGKKVLDSLSQEFTQVDQATNTQSKFEVISFHNFVLKNRKGTKALNVSFHKNKKYLLKGKSGIGKTTILKAILREQNDYAGSVEINGVDITTIKESNLFEHIGYVPQQPHVFSASLKDNLTLFSNNYSYKELFEVLSFVELKQWANKDSLKMMISSEEVTLSE, encoded by the coding sequence ATTCAGAAAGTACCGCTTAATCTACTAACCGGGGAAAAGAACGATAAACTTTTAGCTTCGCTAACCACACAAATCGATCAAGTCGAAGCCAATTATTTTTACTCGATTTATTGGGGTGGCTATTTAATTTGTCAATTACTAGTAGCAGTGATCGTTTCATTATTCTTCAATCCAATCCTATCACTCCTATCAATTCTTTTGAGTTTACCCAATCTATTGGTGGCATTTATTTTTAAAAATACCCTTGAAGAAAAGCAAGGGGAGCTTAGCAATGAAACGAATTCATCAGTAGCCAGCATTCAAGATTTAATTAATGGGGCAGCAGACTGGCGGGTGGCCAATAAAGAATTTAGTATTTTTAAATTATTTGAAACCAAGACCTTAAAACTTTTACAGAAACAAATTCAAGTTGAAAAAGCACAATATAGGGTTGTCAGCTTGAATCAACTATTTTCCAATCTTCTTTATTTTGGGACTTGGATCATAGGCGGTTTATTTATTATATATGGTCAACTCACCCTAGGCGGAATGATTGCATTTTCGCAGTTACTAGCTAGAATAGCATTCCCAATATACAGCTCTTCTGATTTACTAGCAAAGTATATTAACGGTAAAAAGGTATTAGATTCACTTTCCCAAGAATTTACCCAGGTCGATCAAGCTACAAACACACAAAGCAAGTTTGAGGTCATTTCATTTCATAATTTTGTTTTAAAGAATAGGAAGGGGACTAAGGCGCTTAATGTCTCCTTTCATAAAAATAAGAAGTACTTATTAAAGGGAAAGAGTGGTATTGGCAAGACCACCATCTTGAAAGCTATTTTAAGAGAGCAAAATGACTATGCAGGCAGCGTAGAAATAAATGGTGTCGATATTACAACTATTAAAGAAAGTAACCTTTTTGAACACATAGGCTATGTCCCACAGCAACCCCATGTATTTAGTGCTAGTCTGAAAGATAATCTGACCTTATTTTCTAATAATTATTCCTATAAAGAGCTATTTGAAGTTTTAAGTTTTGTTGAACTAAAACAATGGGCAAACAAGGACAGTTTAAAAATGATGATTTCCAGTGAAGAAGTAACTCTTTCCGAATGA
- a CDS encoding LD-carboxypeptidase, with amino-acid sequence MKEIALVALSNGLSNKEKKTLVNLIKLLENLSVKVHYQADALFSDSRIGAVNAKKRAEIVNQYFKNPAINFIFDLSGGDVANETICYLDYKAIKNSSCKLFGYSDLTTVINAIYTQTGKSSVLFQVRHLVDKSSHRQFEAFRSLIDDRDTNDVVNKFIQENSKFIQGSAVSGQVLGGNIRCFLKLAGTAYWPDLKGKFLFLESYSGLEGRIRTYFAQLQQLGVFEDISGLILGSFTELDNQIGRDCLIDIVSEYVSPELPLVSTEAIGHQKDSLPLIIGQDLSLKD; translated from the coding sequence ATGAAAGAAATTGCCTTAGTTGCCTTATCTAATGGTCTAAGCAATAAAGAAAAGAAAACACTGGTAAACTTAATCAAGCTGTTAGAAAATCTTTCTGTTAAAGTACACTACCAAGCAGATGCCTTATTTAGCGACTCTAGGATTGGAGCAGTTAATGCCAAAAAACGAGCTGAAATAGTTAACCAGTATTTTAAAAATCCGGCAATTAATTTTATCTTCGATTTGTCAGGAGGAGATGTAGCTAATGAAACTATTTGCTATTTAGATTATAAAGCAATTAAAAATTCTTCCTGCAAATTATTTGGCTATTCTGATTTAACCACGGTGATTAACGCAATTTATACTCAAACCGGTAAAAGCTCAGTACTCTTTCAAGTGCGGCACTTGGTTGATAAAAGTAGTCATAGACAATTTGAAGCTTTTAGAAGTCTTATAGATGATAGGGACACAAATGATGTAGTCAACAAGTTTATCCAGGAAAATTCTAAATTTATTCAGGGAAGTGCCGTAAGTGGTCAAGTTTTAGGTGGTAACATTCGCTGTTTCCTCAAATTAGCTGGAACCGCTTATTGGCCAGATCTAAAGGGAAAATTTTTATTTTTAGAAAGTTACAGCGGTCTGGAAGGCCGTATTAGAACTTACTTCGCTCAATTACAGCAATTAGGTGTATTTGAAGACATCAGCGGCTTAATATTAGGATCTTTTACTGAATTAGATAATCAAATAGGCAGAGATTGTCTTATAGATATCGTCAGTGAATACGTCAGTCCTGAATTACCCTTAGTATCGACGGAAGCCATTGGCCACCAAAAGGATTCATTGCCTTTAATCATTGGTCAAGACCTATCATTAAAAGACTAA
- a CDS encoding DUF924 family protein, which produces MDYNEVLDFWFKELDPKQWFNGGDQVDQQIIERFSDLHSQVAAGEHADWRQDAKGRLAEIIVLDQFSRNIYRNSGQAYAYDNMALALAQEGIEHADLNDLTVEERGFFYMPFMHSESLKIHEQALDLFASEPGLSQRLKYEKMHYDIIKEYGRYPYRNEYLGRENTPEEEEYLKHNEGF; this is translated from the coding sequence ATGGATTATAATGAGGTATTAGACTTTTGGTTTAAAGAACTGGACCCGAAACAGTGGTTCAACGGTGGCGATCAAGTGGATCAGCAAATTATAGAAAGGTTCTCTGACCTACATAGCCAAGTTGCCGCTGGTGAACACGCAGATTGGCGTCAAGATGCTAAAGGTAGGCTAGCTGAAATTATTGTATTAGACCAATTCTCCCGTAATATCTATCGCAATAGTGGCCAGGCCTATGCTTATGACAATATGGCCCTGGCTTTAGCCCAAGAAGGCATTGAACACGCTGATTTAAATGATTTGACAGTTGAAGAGCGTGGCTTCTTCTATATGCCCTTTATGCATTCAGAATCGCTTAAAATACATGAACAAGCTCTAGATCTCTTTGCTTCTGAACCCGGACTGAGCCAGCGCTTAAAATATGAAAAAATGCACTATGATATCATTAAAGAATATGGTCGCTATCCCTACCGCAATGAATACTTAGGGCGTGAAAACACTCCTGAGGAAGAAGAATACTTAAAACATAATGAAGGCTTCTAA
- a CDS encoding alpha/beta hydrolase family protein — protein sequence MTATNYTVRYNVFSDIPVLEVFMEGQSNKLKDFIIGYHGWTNVKESILTQAIAFAKAGFHVVIPDAYLHGQRRPNNYQYQMEKDLASVLKHNVEEFPRLVQAITEAYSVKHLAIFGTSMGGLTTGLIIAKNGHKLDGAVQYIAAIDAVEQLGQLYNQDQASQNVNEDLAFIRSWNLADHLDQLEGLPFFVYNGGKDNWINTDINRQLIPKIQADNKGVNISYYIYEEEDHWVPFDIIEKSVDFIQKNL from the coding sequence ATGACGGCTACAAATTATACTGTCCGTTATAATGTCTTTTCTGATATTCCTGTCTTAGAGGTATTTATGGAAGGACAGAGTAATAAATTAAAGGACTTTATTATTGGCTATCACGGCTGGACAAATGTCAAAGAATCAATTCTAACCCAAGCCATCGCTTTTGCTAAGGCAGGCTTTCATGTGGTTATCCCTGATGCCTATCTCCATGGACAACGGCGCCCCAATAATTACCAATATCAAATGGAAAAAGACCTGGCATCCGTTCTAAAGCATAATGTAGAAGAATTTCCACGCTTAGTTCAGGCCATAACAGAAGCTTATAGTGTTAAGCACTTGGCTATTTTTGGAACGTCAATGGGTGGGCTCACGACTGGTTTAATTATTGCTAAGAATGGCCATAAGTTAGATGGGGCAGTCCAATACATTGCTGCCATTGATGCGGTTGAACAATTAGGGCAATTATATAACCAAGACCAAGCTAGTCAAAATGTAAATGAAGACTTAGCCTTTATCCGTAGCTGGAACCTAGCCGACCATCTCGATCAGCTAGAGGGTCTTCCATTCTTTGTTTATAATGGGGGCAAGGATAACTGGATAAATACAGATATTAATCGCCAGCTTATCCCAAAAATACAAGCGGATAATAAGGGGGTTAACATCTCATACTACATTTATGAGGAAGAAGACCACTGGGTTCCTTTTGATATCATTGAGAAATCGGTCGACTTTATCCAAAAAAATTTATAA
- a CDS encoding ABC transporter permease: MADITDLSVWQQLLYYYSENSSYVISQFFQQMLMALYGTIFACLLAIPLGFYIARREKLANVVISIANIIQTVPALALLSVLMLYLGLGSNLVVLTVFLYSLLPILRNTYTGVRNIDAGIIDVGKGMGMTKMQVILKVEFPLAFPVILGGIRNAFITAIGIATIGTFVGAGGLGSILTRGVNASEGTSIILAGVIPIALMSIVADYLMELLERRLSPNASKNK, encoded by the coding sequence ATGGCTGATATCACGGATTTAAGTGTATGGCAACAATTACTCTATTATTATTCAGAAAATAGTTCTTATGTCATTAGTCAATTCTTTCAACAAATGCTAATGGCCTTGTATGGCACCATATTTGCCTGTTTATTGGCTATCCCATTAGGTTTTTACATTGCTAGACGGGAAAAACTAGCCAATGTCGTGATTAGTATCGCAAATATTATTCAAACCGTTCCAGCCTTGGCCTTATTGTCTGTATTGATGCTTTACTTAGGGCTAGGGTCAAATCTGGTGGTTTTAACCGTCTTCCTCTATTCCTTATTGCCGATTCTACGAAATACTTATACTGGGGTTAGAAATATCGATGCCGGCATCATTGATGTTGGTAAGGGCATGGGCATGACTAAGATGCAAGTGATTTTAAAAGTTGAATTTCCTTTAGCCTTCCCGGTCATTTTAGGAGGTATTCGAAATGCTTTCATTACTGCCATTGGGATTGCTACCATTGGTACCTTTGTTGGAGCAGGGGGACTAGGTTCCATTTTAACCCGGGGTGTTAACGCTTCGGAAGGGACCAGTATTATCTTAGCTGGCGTAATCCCGATCGCCTTAATGTCTATCGTGGCTGATTATCTGATGGAATTACTAGAAAGACGGCTCAGTCCTAATGCAAGTAAGAATAAATAA
- a CDS encoding osmoprotectant ABC transporter substrate-binding protein, translating to MKRIIKRILTLFSVVLLSSCSLPGLSNAADSDTITIASLGSTEAEIMGFIVEGMVEHYIPIDANRITNLGSSSMNHAALQTGDANVASVRYTGTSLTGELGQEPITDPQLALEKVVKGFEEEFDQTWYPTYGFANTYAFMVRREDAEELGLEKVSDLEQYADTFKVGVDNSWLEREGDGYDGFVQTYGFDFDNLYPMAIGLVYTAIANGEIDVALGYSTDGRIISEDLKVLEDDRHLFPPYDASPVATNEIRARYPDLDKVMAKLAGAISNEEMQRLNFTADNYLLEPSTVAKEWLLRNNYFENKEPYLEPVRKKEVE from the coding sequence ATGAAACGTATTATTAAAAGAATTCTCACTCTCTTTAGTGTCGTCTTATTGTCTAGTTGTTCCTTACCCGGTTTATCTAATGCTGCTGATTCGGATACTATAACCATTGCCAGCTTAGGTAGTACAGAAGCTGAAATTATGGGCTTCATTGTTGAAGGCATGGTAGAACACTATATACCTATTGATGCTAATCGGATTACTAACCTCGGTTCCTCATCGATGAACCACGCCGCCCTTCAAACCGGAGATGCAAACGTGGCTTCAGTCCGTTATACAGGGACCAGCTTGACAGGTGAATTGGGCCAAGAACCGATTACAGATCCCCAACTCGCGCTTGAAAAAGTCGTTAAAGGCTTTGAAGAAGAGTTTGACCAAACCTGGTATCCTACTTATGGCTTTGCCAACACCTATGCCTTTATGGTAAGGCGAGAAGATGCGGAGGAACTAGGCCTTGAAAAGGTCAGCGATTTAGAACAATATGCCGATACCTTTAAGGTGGGAGTCGATAACTCCTGGCTCGAACGCGAAGGGGACGGCTATGATGGCTTTGTCCAAACTTACGGTTTTGACTTTGATAACCTTTACCCCATGGCCATTGGGTTGGTTTACACAGCCATAGCTAATGGAGAAATTGATGTTGCCTTAGGCTATTCAACCGACGGAAGAATTATCTCTGAAGATCTCAAGGTCTTAGAAGACGACAGACACCTATTCCCTCCTTATGACGCTAGTCCTGTAGCTACCAATGAGATACGTGCCAGATATCCTGACCTGGATAAGGTCATGGCCAAACTTGCAGGAGCGATCAGTAATGAAGAAATGCAACGGCTAAACTTTACCGCTGATAATTACTTATTAGAACCTAGTACAGTAGCTAAGGAATGGTTACTACGTAATAATTATTTTGAAAACAAAGAACCTTACTTAGAACCAGTCAGAAAAAAGGAGGTTGAATAG
- a CDS encoding ABC transporter permease, with protein MIEFLQQEGDEILRLLGQHISISLISLALGIAVAIPLGIFLSQHQKYAGGFISLVSILQTIPTMALLALMIPFFGVGRTPSIIALFLYSLLPILRNTYLGMTSVSADLLDAGKGMGLTPWQLIWKVQLPLATPVIMAGVRLSAVYVIAWTTLAAYIGGGGLGEMIFNGLNLFRADLIFGGTIPVTILALVVDFIMGKVEQWSSPQMSSKEEAA; from the coding sequence ATGATAGAATTTTTACAACAAGAAGGCGATGAAATTTTAAGACTTTTAGGCCAGCACATTAGTATTTCCCTCATTTCCTTAGCTTTGGGAATCGCCGTTGCTATTCCTTTGGGAATCTTTCTATCTCAACATCAAAAATATGCCGGTGGTTTTATTAGTTTAGTAAGTATCTTACAAACTATTCCCACTATGGCACTTTTAGCCTTAATGATCCCTTTCTTTGGTGTGGGAAGGACACCATCGATTATAGCCTTATTCCTCTATTCCTTACTGCCCATTCTTAGAAATACTTATTTAGGAATGACTTCGGTAAGTGCTGATCTCTTAGATGCAGGTAAGGGCATGGGCTTGACCCCTTGGCAATTAATTTGGAAAGTGCAACTTCCCTTAGCTACGCCCGTGATTATGGCTGGGGTGCGTTTATCAGCGGTCTATGTGATTGCCTGGACCACGCTAGCGGCATATATCGGTGGTGGGGGCTTAGGAGAAATGATCTTTAATGGTCTAAACCTCTTTAGAGCTGACCTCATCTTTGGTGGAACGATCCCAGTAACCATACTGGCCTTAGTAGTTGATTTTATCATGGGGAAAGTTGAACAATGGTCCTCACCTCAAATGTCATCAAAAGAGGAGGCGGCTTAA
- a CDS encoding ABC transporter ATP-binding protein yields MIEFDQVEKIYPGNVQALKKSSLTINDGEFVCFIGRSGSGKTTALRMINRMHDPSSGDILINGQKTTNLNPVDLRRKIGYVIQQIGLMPHMTIYDNIVTVPRLLKVDEEECKRIAHRLLKRVELPEDFLDRYPSELSGGQQQRVGVIRALAANPEIVLMDEPFGALDPITRDSLQELVKDLQREYGSTFVFVTHDMDEALALADRIAIWRDGDLVQYDTPDNIIQNPADDYVRDFLGEDRLMQARANIITVKEIMNTNPLTISLGKSISDAIRVMRNNRVDSLFVIDDYRHLMGRISLETITHEQSRDASVSAVMDQRTYPVQEDDLVQDTMQRILKGALPNIPVVNSDRQLTGIVTRSALVNFVYDSVWGDDSEEDNSEETVTSQEEGTE; encoded by the coding sequence ATGATTGAATTTGATCAGGTTGAGAAAATTTATCCTGGTAATGTCCAGGCCTTAAAGAAATCGTCGCTAACGATTAATGATGGTGAGTTTGTTTGTTTTATCGGACGATCGGGTAGCGGGAAAACTACCGCACTCCGTATGATTAATCGGATGCATGATCCCAGTTCTGGGGACATATTAATTAATGGACAAAAGACCACCAACCTTAATCCCGTTGATTTAAGGCGTAAAATTGGTTATGTCATCCAACAAATTGGGCTCATGCCCCACATGACGATTTACGATAACATTGTTACCGTACCACGCTTACTCAAAGTTGACGAAGAAGAATGTAAAAGAATCGCCCATCGCTTATTAAAGCGAGTGGAATTACCAGAAGATTTCCTTGACCGCTATCCTTCTGAACTATCAGGAGGGCAGCAACAGCGGGTTGGGGTTATCCGCGCATTAGCTGCGAATCCAGAAATTGTTTTAATGGATGAACCCTTTGGAGCTTTGGATCCCATCACCAGAGATTCCTTACAAGAACTCGTCAAAGATTTACAAAGAGAATATGGGTCAACCTTTGTTTTTGTGACTCATGATATGGATGAGGCACTCGCATTGGCAGACCGAATTGCGATTTGGCGGGATGGCGATCTGGTTCAATATGATACTCCAGATAATATTATTCAAAATCCTGCAGACGACTACGTCCGCGATTTCTTAGGTGAAGACCGTCTCATGCAGGCTCGGGCCAATATCATCACTGTTAAGGAAATTATGAACACAAATCCCTTAACGATTAGTTTAGGCAAATCGATTAGCGATGCTATTCGAGTTATGCGCAATAACCGTGTCGATTCGCTATTTGTGATTGATGATTATCGTCATCTAATGGGAAGGATTAGCCTGGAAACCATTACTCATGAACAATCCCGTGATGCTTCTGTCAGTGCGGTAATGGACCAAAGGACTTATCCAGTCCAAGAGGATGACTTGGTCCAAGATACCATGCAACGTATCCTAAAAGGGGCTTTGCCTAATATTCCAGTTGTCAATAGTGACCGGCAATTAACCGGTATTGTCACCCGCAGTGCTTTAGTTAACTTTGTTTACGATAGTGTCTGGGGCGATGATAGTGAAGAAGATAATTCAGAAGAAACAGTCACCAGTCAAGAAGAGGGGACTGAATGA
- a CDS encoding 5-methyltetrahydropteroyltriglutamate--homocysteine S-methyltransferase, translating into MPKFTQLKQSPFRYDHVGSFLRPQELIDARAKFENEEIEYSELKTLEDQAIIDLIKKEEALGLKTITDGEFRRKSWHFDFFWGLNGVDRVEVEAGTQFSGEQVFAVTSRIVDKINGDNHPFVNHFKFTQAHASDHVDVKQTIPAPAQFLQEVLRDFNKEYTQGIYSQLDDLLADITQAYSQVIEDLYQAGCRTIQFDDCTWGRLAGGKDYDGSEYSQGKIEELKALYARVNNAVIANKPSDLRINTHICRGNFRSTWFASGGYDTVQSPLFDQENVHAYFLEYDSERAGTFEPLKTVSDDKHVVLGLVTTKSAELESKDDLIARIKEASQYVPLDRLSISPQCGFSSNEIGNKISEEDQWKKIKLLIEVAKEVWGEDA; encoded by the coding sequence ATGCCAAAATTTACTCAGTTAAAACAATCACCGTTTCGTTATGACCATGTGGGGTCTTTTCTACGTCCCCAAGAGCTCATTGATGCAAGAGCGAAATTTGAAAACGAAGAAATTGAATATTCAGAACTTAAAACTTTAGAAGACCAAGCGATTATTGACCTGATCAAAAAAGAAGAAGCCCTTGGTTTAAAGACCATCACGGATGGTGAATTTCGCCGTAAAAGTTGGCATTTTGACTTCTTCTGGGGACTCAATGGTGTTGACCGTGTTGAAGTAGAAGCGGGAACTCAATTCTCCGGAGAACAAGTCTTTGCCGTGACCAGCCGAATTGTTGATAAAATAAATGGTGATAACCATCCTTTTGTGAATCATTTCAAATTTACCCAAGCGCATGCTTCTGATCATGTTGACGTTAAGCAAACCATTCCAGCGCCAGCTCAATTCTTGCAAGAGGTTTTACGTGACTTTAATAAGGAATATACTCAGGGGATATATAGCCAATTAGACGACTTATTAGCTGATATTACCCAAGCCTATAGCCAAGTCATTGAAGACCTCTATCAAGCAGGCTGTCGGACCATTCAATTTGATGATTGTACTTGGGGACGTTTAGCTGGGGGTAAAGATTACGATGGAAGTGAATATAGCCAAGGGAAAATCGAAGAATTAAAAGCCCTTTATGCCCGCGTCAATAATGCAGTTATCGCAAATAAACCTTCCGATTTAAGGATCAACACCCATATCTGTAGGGGAAATTTCCGCTCAACTTGGTTTGCTTCAGGAGGCTATGACACCGTACAAAGCCCCTTATTTGATCAAGAAAATGTCCATGCCTACTTCCTAGAATATGACTCTGAGCGGGCGGGAACTTTTGAACCTCTAAAGACTGTATCTGATGACAAGCATGTCGTCTTAGGCTTAGTCACAACAAAGTCAGCTGAATTAGAAAGCAAAGACGACCTAATCGCCCGGATTAAAGAAGCCAGTCAATATGTTCCCTTAGATCGTTTAAGTATTAGCCCTCAATGTGGCTTTTCTTCCAATGAAATTGGCAATAAGATCAGTGAAGAAGACCAATGGAAAAAAATAAAATTATTAATCGAAGTTGCAAAAGAAGTATGGGGCGAAGATGCCTAA